In one Methanobrevibacter arboriphilus genomic region, the following are encoded:
- a CDS encoding ExbD/TolR family protein: MSLDIERHKEKLKDTSPQFNLVPFIDILFTLLIFLVVTSSFSGAGIQDAADGATGKPNITDTTGNSEYYLIPVAGLEKVIVNGQDMSPLIKDHAIAVQTKVIDEGEISIKPKERSIIIVTPPGMSPEQAVRSPQ, translated from the coding sequence ATGTCATTAGATATTGAAAGACATAAAGAAAAATTAAAGGATACAAGTCCTCAATTTAATCTTGTTCCATTTATTGATATTTTATTCACACTATTAATATTCTTAGTAGTTACAAGCAGTTTTAGTGGTGCAGGAATCCAAGATGCTGCAGATGGTGCTACAGGAAAACCTAATATAACTGATACAACTGGGAATTCTGAGTATTATTTAATACCAGTAGCAGGTTTAGAGAAGGTTATTGTGAATGGACAGGATATGTCCCCACTTATTAAAGATCATGCCATAGCTGTTCAGACGAAGGTTATTGATGAAGGAGAAATTAGTATAAAACCAAAAGAAAGATCTATTATTATTGTAACACCTCCAGGCATGAGTCCAGAACAAGCAGTGCGTTCTCCACAGTAA
- a CDS encoding coenzyme F420-0:L-glutamate ligase: MKLELFGLTEIPLVIKGNNIDELILSSLKKQKNSLKNGDIILIAETLISKAEGNYIDLKKINPSSKAKKLAEKSKKDPKLVESIINESKEIIAVGPDFIISETKHGFVCANAGIDESNVEEGLATPMPKDPDKSAKKIYESLKDKTGKNIGVIITDTQGRAFRNGAVGVAIGCIGISPLWKRVGEKDLYGRELQTTEIGVADELAAAASLLMGQANEGVPIVIIRGFENFDKLKNTQSNIKPLIREKEFDVFRN; this comes from the coding sequence ATGAAATTAGAACTTTTTGGATTAACAGAAATTCCTTTAGTAATAAAAGGAAATAATATTGATGAGTTAATATTATCTTCTCTTAAAAAACAAAAAAACAGCTTGAAAAATGGAGATATAATATTAATAGCAGAGACACTAATATCAAAAGCTGAAGGAAATTATATTGACTTAAAAAAAATAAATCCTAGCTCTAAAGCGAAAAAATTAGCAGAAAAAAGTAAAAAAGATCCAAAACTTGTTGAATCAATAATTAATGAATCTAAAGAAATTATAGCAGTCGGTCCTGATTTTATTATTAGTGAAACTAAACATGGATTTGTTTGTGCAAATGCAGGAATTGATGAATCCAACGTTGAAGAAGGATTAGCCACCCCAATGCCAAAAGACCCTGATAAATCAGCAAAAAAGATTTATGAATCTTTAAAAGATAAAACTGGAAAGAATATAGGGGTCATAATAACTGACACCCAAGGAAGAGCCTTTAGAAATGGAGCAGTAGGAGTAGCTATTGGTTGTATTGGGATTTCACCTCTTTGGAAGCGGGTTGGAGAAAAAGACCTTTATGGACGAGAACTTCAAACTACGGAAATAGGTGTTGCAGATGAATTAGCTGCTGCTGCATCACTTTTAATGGGTCAAGCCAACGAAGGAGTTCCAATAGTAATAATAAGAGGATTTGAAAATTTTGATAAACTAAAAAATACTCAATCAAATATAAAACCATTGATAAGAGAAAAAGAATTTGATGTATTTAGAAATTAA
- a CDS encoding CPBP family glutamic-type intramembrane protease has translation MKDLSEKDFFKFERKKLDFPFYNDNPNLSIPRWILLAISVIIPFILIFTPHSIGGRFENLLYFILPFLFFGIVANWKYDLICKKFQKNDFKLIPILIILEFIFSIAVGFIMMHIFNMHIQSNPALTELNSLFFWVLFPFQIFGEELLKIIPFLIFLTIFYKVTENRKISIVISTIIVLIIFGLIHLPAYDNLISVLLIQGLGSIFTMFAYLKTKNIFVSFLTHLIYDTITFLPVLLILL, from the coding sequence ATGAAAGATTTAAGTGAAAAAGACTTTTTTAAATTTGAAAGAAAAAAATTAGATTTCCCATTCTATAATGATAATCCCAACTTAAGCATTCCAAGATGGATTCTTTTAGCAATATCAGTTATAATACCTTTTATATTAATTTTCACGCCTCATTCAATTGGAGGGCGCTTTGAAAATTTGCTATATTTTATACTGCCTTTTTTATTTTTTGGTATTGTAGCAAACTGGAAATATGATTTAATATGTAAAAAATTTCAAAAAAATGATTTTAAGTTAATTCCAATCTTAATAATCCTAGAATTTATTTTCTCAATTGCTGTAGGATTTATCATGATGCATATTTTTAACATGCATATACAAAGTAATCCTGCTCTTACAGAGTTAAATTCATTGTTTTTCTGGGTATTATTCCCTTTCCAGATTTTTGGTGAAGAGCTATTGAAAATTATACCATTTTTAATATTTTTAACAATTTTTTACAAAGTTACTGAAAATAGAAAGATAAGCATAGTTATTTCAACAATAATTGTTTTAATAATATTTGGATTAATACATTTACCTGCTTATGATAATTTAATTTCTGTATTACTTATTCAAGGATTAGGATCAATATTTACAATGTTTGCTTATTTGAAAACAAAGAACATTTTTGTATCCTTTTTAACACACTTAATCTATGATACAATAACATTTTTACCAGTTTTACTAATATTATTATAA
- a CDS encoding MotA/TolQ/ExbB proton channel family protein: MIIEFLTGLFNSLLEIFQSGGIITYIIVLIGIYGLLTSIQKIRYLRSISKSDTTEIMGTVIEAMNRGGAIEALKSISHYKNPVSKIISEALKIGYKNKTEVEEGMEQVFIVELSKMTKGLNTLKTIIELAPFLGLIGTVIGIWMTFRTLGVQASSSAMAEGIYIALITTIVGLATAIILLPIQTYIKSLISTEMDKIELANKMTNWSYAVAKIKVSENVPCALEALKEAEGIVNTREIIGDDITQSNIQISFKPSMLEKSINNIILEKCDIKSEITESKLKQ, translated from the coding sequence ATGATAATTGAATTTTTAACAGGCCTATTTAATAGTCTTTTAGAGATATTCCAAAGTGGAGGAATAATAACATACATAATAGTTCTTATAGGAATTTATGGTTTACTAACATCAATACAAAAAATACGTTATCTTAGAAGTATAAGTAAATCTGATACTACTGAAATTATGGGAACTGTAATAGAAGCAATGAACAGAGGAGGTGCTATCGAAGCACTGAAATCAATAAGCCATTATAAAAATCCTGTTTCAAAAATTATATCTGAAGCTCTTAAAATAGGATATAAGAATAAAACTGAAGTTGAAGAAGGAATGGAACAAGTTTTCATCGTTGAATTAAGTAAAATGACAAAGGGTCTTAATACTTTAAAAACAATAATTGAACTTGCACCATTTTTAGGACTTATCGGGACAGTAATTGGTATTTGGATGACTTTTAGAACATTGGGAGTTCAGGCAAGTAGTAGTGCAATGGCAGAAGGGATATATATTGCACTTATCACAACAATAGTTGGTTTAGCTACAGCAATTATATTATTACCAATTCAAACATATATAAAAAGTCTCATATCTACAGAAATGGATAAAATAGAGTTAGCTAATAAAATGACTAATTGGAGTTATGCAGTTGCTAAAATTAAAGTTAGTGAAAATGTACCTTGTGCACTAGAAGCATTAAAAGAGGCTGAAGGAATAGTTAACACAAGGGAGATAATTGGAGATGATATTACCCAATCCAACATACAAATATCATTTAAGCCAAGTATGCTTGAAAAAAGTATAAACAATATTATATTAGAAAAATGTGATATAAAATCAGAAATAACCGAAAGTAAATTGAAACAATAA
- a CDS encoding archaetidylserine synthase, which translates to MELKKTNIGCFMAVPDLISLLNLSFGFLAILMAINNQIFISSTFIIIALVFDSLDGWVARKLSRVDNHGFGKNIDSLSDIVSFGVAPGILLYCSGKIYIEILGLSSQIHYLDYLLAIISLFVVICGVLRLTRFNVIAEKIEFNGFIGVPIPTAGIILASFILTGFFNIYLAMFLMIIVGFLMISNIRYSKLNNPKILLICAILVILTIAPYKLVYMGINIPATIIFIMTILYIFMGIIKHIFKK; encoded by the coding sequence ATGGAATTAAAAAAAACTAATATAGGATGTTTTATGGCAGTGCCTGATCTGATTTCATTGTTGAATTTATCATTTGGATTTTTAGCGATTTTGATGGCTATAAATAACCAGATATTTATTTCTTCAACTTTCATAATTATTGCACTAGTCTTTGACTCTTTAGATGGATGGGTAGCTAGAAAATTATCTAGAGTTGATAATCATGGTTTTGGGAAAAACATTGATTCTTTATCTGATATTGTTTCTTTTGGTGTTGCTCCAGGAATACTTTTGTATTGTTCAGGAAAAATTTATATTGAAATCTTAGGCTTATCTAGTCAAATTCATTATTTGGATTATTTATTAGCTATTATATCATTATTTGTGGTTATTTGTGGAGTATTACGTCTTACTCGTTTTAATGTTATTGCTGAGAAGATAGAATTTAATGGGTTTATTGGAGTACCTATTCCAACTGCAGGAATCATTTTGGCTTCATTTATATTAACTGGGTTTTTTAATATATATTTGGCTATGTTTCTAATGATAATAGTTGGATTTTTAATGATAAGTAATATTAGATATTCAAAACTGAATAATCCAAAAATATTGCTTATTTGTGCAATATTGGTTATTTTAACTATCGCTCCATATAAATTAGTTTATATGGGTATAAATATTCCTGCAACTATTATTTTTATAATGACTATATTATATATTTTTATGGGAATAATTAAGCATATCTTTAAGAAATAA
- the rnhB gene encoding ribonuclease HII produces MNILGIDEAGRGPVIGPLIVAGIVIPDEKVPVLERMGIKDSKKLTPTRRKVLSRKLKNMFEYETVEITAQDIDKLRANDVNLNEIEKIAMLKIINQLDCDCIIIDSVDVKPKRLEKEIKSITGSTNVISEHKADDKYIQVAAASIIAKHERDMIIERLKKDYRKIGEMGSGYPSDPKTKKFLEKFTYDEMPDIVRKSWKTVQNIKERSKED; encoded by the coding sequence ATGAACATTTTAGGAATAGATGAAGCAGGGAGAGGTCCTGTAATTGGTCCATTAATAGTTGCAGGAATTGTAATTCCTGATGAGAAGGTTCCTGTATTAGAAAGAATGGGTATAAAAGATTCAAAGAAATTAACACCAACACGAAGAAAAGTTTTATCTCGAAAATTGAAAAATATGTTTGAATATGAAACTGTTGAAATAACAGCCCAAGACATTGATAAATTAAGAGCAAATGATGTTAATTTAAATGAAATAGAGAAAATAGCTATGTTAAAAATTATTAATCAATTAGATTGTGATTGCATAATTATAGATTCTGTTGATGTAAAACCAAAAAGATTAGAAAAGGAAATAAAATCTATTACAGGAAGCACTAATGTTATATCTGAACATAAAGCAGATGATAAATATATTCAAGTCGCAGCAGCATCCATAATAGCCAAACATGAAAGAGACATGATAATAGAACGTTTGAAAAAGGATTATAGAAAAATAGGAGAAATGGGATCAGGATATCCAAGTGATCCTAAAACTAAAAAGTTTTTAGAAAAATTTACTTACGATGAGATGCCAGATATAGTTAGAAAATCCTGGAAAACAGTTCAAAATATTAAAGAACGTTCTAAAGAGGATTAA
- a CDS encoding IMP cyclohydrolase, giving the protein MYLGRIVSAGMNKEGNPFIAYRVSSRSFPNRMAKSFEDKAAIIPKEGYETDIFENAYIAYNCVKIVDSIAIVSNGSHTDVIADKISVGMNIKDALTLSLMTMDYEKDDYNTPRIAAVIKPKTNEKEYEGYIGIVTHEKILVEKISKNKAFFISTYECQSPKEVDFIASDSESSAKFILDEGEFENFTNPVASVGSVFDGKWEIKSINL; this is encoded by the coding sequence ATGTATTTAGGAAGAATAGTATCCGCAGGAATGAATAAAGAAGGAAATCCATTCATAGCATATAGAGTATCCAGTAGGTCTTTTCCAAATAGAATGGCGAAAAGTTTTGAAGATAAAGCAGCTATCATACCAAAAGAAGGATATGAAACAGATATATTTGAAAATGCATACATAGCTTATAATTGTGTCAAAATCGTTGATAGCATAGCTATAGTTTCTAATGGATCTCATACCGATGTTATAGCAGATAAAATATCTGTAGGAATGAATATAAAAGATGCTTTGACACTATCCTTAATGACAATGGATTATGAAAAAGATGATTATAATACTCCTAGAATAGCAGCAGTTATAAAGCCAAAAACTAATGAAAAAGAATATGAAGGTTATATTGGAATAGTAACTCATGAAAAAATATTAGTTGAGAAAATAAGTAAAAATAAAGCTTTTTTCATATCAACATACGAATGCCAATCACCTAAAGAAGTAGATTTTATAGCAAGTGATTCAGAATCTTCTGCAAAATTCATATTAGATGAAGGTGAATTTGAAAATTTTACAAATCCTGTGGCTTCTGTAGGGTCAGTGTTTGATGGAAAATGGGAAATCAAATCAATAAACTTGTGA
- a CDS encoding DUF515 domain-containing protein, whose protein sequence is MKDDGEKNNSKFDINKLKLLNKSKLSSKLKLFSRLKSFNSTSMDKLRSLKFINNLEYSFKNKNFLENKLKKNTDNNKFDKYDDVDYSDYRDYDVYGYSKYDKSNDNKEHEEHKEHNKHNKHNKRKKSDKSNNKKGYDKKNIDAIQNIKSIRKNFINNHSHSYNDLNNNLNNNSNNNLNNNQNDNLNNINSINNNSINNPNNHNNLDKAKNNKISSDKFNHNYLDEIENINKIKLGKIESGRIKLGKVELERIKSEKNKSKRIKSQRIKSKKNIKDIKQNKYSIRRIKNLFNKSINNLNNIDNTNIKDNINTSDDSISSNNPDNDISSNNINNKIRSINKDNDEPKTIIGAAIFGLIIIVVLFSSYYFLFYQPYQNDLSTAKTNKLNELNSLFNGPLALDSNVLVLTSEIELAKSPEEVKAIDVLRPATISWREYHSKQINKTKDAFDRVMLNYGTNEQGISIGNTEKNLDSSKDYNKDFSMGVNNNGNLKNVIMDVNDASLFITENDANVLSNIVFEKPDTVAVPILIDRLQAGAGLISVGSVVDIYTLSNNSYQIQPNEEDSTKESNISSNDSSNEINNQNSDSTNNNKNSNLIENSPDISGSTVLAIMRSKDSGVIDANYIKSRTLINGNDTNQIENSNSFSTDVEEMIRGSISGGYNEDHFASILNKYGLKLSDYERKSSLGEIDVQYLLLIEVPREDVSHVINNMDNIVLTIPTSNAPNWMINELKQAYSS, encoded by the coding sequence TTGAAAGATGATGGTGAAAAAAATAATTCTAAATTTGATATTAATAAATTAAAATTACTAAATAAATCGAAATTATCCAGTAAATTGAAATTATTCAGCAGATTAAAATCATTTAATTCTACTTCAATGGATAAATTAAGATCATTAAAATTTATTAATAATTTAGAATATAGTTTTAAAAATAAAAATTTTTTAGAAAATAAATTAAAGAAAAATACTGATAATAATAAATTTGATAAATATGATGATGTTGATTATTCTGATTATAGGGATTATGATGTTTATGGCTATAGTAAATATGATAAATCTAATGACAATAAAGAACATGAAGAACATAAGGAACATAATAAACATAATAAACATAATAAACGTAAGAAATCAGATAAATCGAATAATAAAAAGGGTTATGATAAAAAAAATATTGATGCTATACAAAATATTAAAAGTATCAGAAAAAATTTCATAAATAATCACAGCCATAGTTATAATGATTTAAATAATAATTTAAATAATAATTCAAACAATAATTTAAATAATAATCAAAATGATAATTTAAATAATATTAATTCAATTAATAACAATTCAATTAATAATCCGAACAATCATAATAATTTGGATAAAGCTAAAAATAATAAAATTAGCTCTGATAAATTTAATCATAATTATTTAGATGAGATTGAAAATATTAATAAAATTAAACTTGGAAAAATTGAATCAGGAAGAATTAAACTAGGAAAAGTCGAATTAGAAAGAATCAAATCAGAAAAAAATAAATCAAAAAGAATTAAATCCCAAAGAATTAAATCAAAAAAAAATATTAAAGATATAAAACAAAATAAATACTCTATTAGACGTATTAAAAATTTATTCAATAAAAGTATTAATAATTTAAATAATATTGATAATACCAATATTAAGGACAATATTAATACTTCTGATGATAGTATTAGTAGTAATAATCCTGATAATGATATTAGTAGTAATAATATTAATAATAAAATTAGGAGTATTAATAAAGATAATGATGAGCCAAAGACAATCATTGGTGCAGCTATTTTTGGTTTAATAATTATTGTTGTATTATTTTCTTCTTACTATTTTTTATTTTATCAACCTTATCAAAATGATTTGTCCACAGCTAAGACTAATAAACTAAATGAATTAAATTCTCTTTTTAATGGACCTCTTGCTCTTGATAGCAATGTTTTAGTACTTACTTCAGAAATCGAATTAGCTAAATCTCCTGAAGAGGTAAAGGCTATTGATGTTTTAAGACCTGCTACTATTTCGTGGAGAGAATATCATAGTAAACAGATAAATAAAACTAAAGATGCTTTTGATAGAGTTATGCTAAATTATGGCACAAATGAACAGGGTATTTCTATTGGGAATACTGAAAAAAATCTTGATTCTAGTAAAGATTATAATAAAGACTTCAGTATGGGGGTTAATAATAATGGTAATCTTAAAAATGTTATAATGGATGTAAATGATGCTAGTTTATTTATAACTGAAAATGATGCTAATGTATTATCTAATATTGTATTTGAAAAGCCAGATACTGTTGCAGTTCCTATTTTGATTGATAGGTTACAGGCAGGAGCTGGATTAATCTCAGTAGGTTCTGTTGTTGATATTTACACTTTATCTAATAATAGCTATCAAATTCAACCCAATGAAGAGGATTCTACAAAAGAATCTAATATTTCTAGTAATGATTCTAGTAATGAGATTAATAATCAAAATTCTGATTCAACAAATAACAATAAAAATTCTAACTTAATAGAAAATTCTCCAGATATTAGTGGTTCTACAGTTCTTGCTATTATGAGGTCAAAAGATAGTGGTGTTATAGATGCTAATTATATTAAATCTAGAACTTTAATCAATGGGAATGATACAAATCAAATCGAAAACAGTAACTCATTTTCCACTGATGTTGAAGAAATGATTAGGGGATCAATTTCTGGAGGATATAATGAGGATCACTTTGCTTCTATTTTAAATAAATATGGCTTAAAACTCTCTGATTATGAGCGAAAGTCTAGCTTGGGGGAAATTGATGTTCAGTATTTATTATTAATAGAAGTTCCAAGAGAAGATGTATCTCATGTTATAAATAATATGGATAATATAGTCTTAACTATACCTACTTCAAATGCTCCTAATTGGATGATAAATGAGTTAAAACAGGCATATTCTAGTTAA